The genomic interval TCGGCAGGCTTTGCGTCGGCGATTTTTTCGCCCTGCTGTGCGAGCTCGGCGCGCTCGGCCTTGATGCTCTTTTCGAGCTGGGCGATGCGATCGTTGACAGCGGAGATATCCGGCGCGGCCGCCGCATCGCGCGGCGCCGCCTTCACCGCGTCCACGGTGCTCGCGAGCTTGTCCGACTGCGTACGGACCGCGGAGATATCGCTGCGCAGACCCGCAACGGTTTTCTCAAGCGCATCGACGCGCGCGGCCGCGGCTGGATCCGCGGCGGGCTTGCTGACCTTGGCCTCGACGCTGGCGACGCGGCCGCTCAACGCGTCGACGGCGGCTGACGTGACCTGCGGCGCAGCGGGCGGCGCCTGCACCGCGGGCCAGCCCAGCATCCAGCCGACCGCAATGACGAGTGCGGCCGCCACTGCGCCCGACAGCGGCGCGATCACCCAGGGCGACACTGGTGCCGGCGGAACGGCCGTCGTGGCTTCGCGCCGCTCCGGTTCGGATTCAGCCTTGACCTGCTCGCTTGCAGCCTCCGCATTTGTCTCAACGTGCTCGGGCTGCGGCTCCGGCGGCGCCTCACCCGCCTGCTGCGGTTGGGTGGAAACTTCCGTGGCTTCGAGATCGATGGTGGGCGGCGTGCGCTTGGCACGGCCGGATTCGGGGGCCAATCCTGCGTCTTCAGGCTTGTCATCGGCCATCGCCACGTTTCCCTCAACTGCAAAGCGTACTGATCCGGACCCTTTTTCGTCGGATTCGGCCCGTTCTCTTACGCCAAACGGGTCCGCAAAGCACGCTCCAAGGTTTCAAACAGGGCATTTTCGTCCGGCGACGCCGCGACGGTGACCTGTGTCGCACCCGCCTCGCGCAGGACGGCGGCGACATTCTCGGACAGGCAGCATTGCGGGATGGCCAGTGCGGAGATTTCGACGCCCTCTCCGCGCGCCGCCTCAAGGAAGGCCCGCGCGGTGCGGCGGGAATAATGCAGGACGGCCTCGATGCCGTGGGCGGCAAAGCCGTCGCAGACCTCGCGGGGCAGATGCCTGACCGGCGCCATGCGGTAGGTCGTCTGCGTGACCACATCAAAACCGTCGGCGCCGAGCTCGCCGGCGAGATCGCGCGACAGGTCAGCCCCGGCGAGATAGAGCAGCGTGCTTTTCTTCTTCAACCGCTTGTCGCGCGCGCTCGTCAGCACCGTGTCACGCAAGGCGGCCGCATCGCCGCCGGCGACGATCACCTCGACGAACCCGGCCTCGCGGGCGACCGAAGCGGTGTGTTCGCCGACCGCGAACAGCGGCAGTTTCAACAGCTTCAGTTCCGCCAATTGCGGCACGATGGCGCGGATCGCGTTGGCCGAGGAGACGATGACACCGCCATATTTGGTCTCGCCCGAATCGTGGAACGCGACGGGCTCGAACTTCAGGAGCGGCGCAAGGTGCACGTCGAAACCACGCGCGCGCAAGGCGACCGCGGTGGTCTCATTGTCAGGATGCGGCCGTGTCACAAGAATGGCCATGGTCTATATTCCCGGGCATGTCGTGGTGAAGCTTCAAGGGATAAAGACAAAGCGTGACAATTGCGCTTGGCGACCCCGGAATGCTACCGGACGTACCAGAACTCTGCTTTACGGATGAGCGCAAGGCCGCAAATTGGATAACGATTCGCCAATGCTGGTGCTGGGTATCGAAACCACCTGCGACGAGACCGCCGCGGCGGTGATCGAGCGCGCGGCTGACGGCAGCGGAACGATCCGCTCCAACATCGTGCGCTCGCAGGTGGACGAGCACGCCCGCTTCGGCGGCGTGGTGCCGGAAATCGCCGCGCGCGCGCATGTCGACCTGCTCGACGGTATCATCGAACGCGCCATGAAAGAGGCCGGGGTCGGGTTTGCCGAGCTGTCCGGCGTCGCCGCCGCCGCGGGTCCGGGGCTGATCGGTGGCGTCATCGTAGGGCTCACCACGGCAAAAGCCATCGCGATGGTGCACGGCACGCCGCTCGTCGCCGTGAACCATCTCGAGGCGCATGCGCTGACGCCGCGCCTGACCGACCGGCTCGATTTTCCCTACTGCCTGTTCCTTGCCTCCGGCGGTCACACGCAGATCGTCGCTGTCGTGGGCGTCGGCCAATATGTGCGGCTCGGTACCACCGTCGACGACGCCATCGGCGAAGCCTTCGACAAGGTCGCGAAGATGCTGGGGCTGCCTTACCCGGGCGGACCGCAAGTCGAACGCGCGGCTGGCAACGGCGATGCCGCGCGCTTTGCGTTGCCGCGGCCGATGCTGGGACGCGCGGACGCAAATTTCTCGCTGTCAGGCCTCAAGACCGCCGTGCGTAACGAAGCGAGTCGCATTGTGCCGCTGGAGCCACAGGACATCAGCGATCTCTGCGCGAGCTTTCAGGCCGCGGTGCTGGAATCGACCGCCGACCGGCTGAGCGTCGGCCTCAAACTCTTCCGCGAGCAGTTCGGTGCGCCGCACGCGCTCGTCGCCGCCGGCGGCGTCGCCGCCAACCAAGCGATCCGCAGCGCATTGCAGGACGTCGCCGACAAGGCACAGACGCAGCTCATCATGCCGCCGCCGGCGCTCTGCACCGACAATGGCGCCATGATCGCCTGGGCCGGCGCCGAGCGCCTCGCGCTCGGCCTGACCGATACGATGGAAGCGCAGCCGAGGGCGCGCTGGCTGCTCGACGCGAACGCCACGGCGCCCGCCGGCTACAGCAACACGCGCGCGGGATACTAGCCATGCCGGCATTCCAATCCGTCGCGGTGATCGGCGCCGGCGCCTGGGGAACGGCGCTGGCAACCGTCGCGGCGCGCGCAGGGCGCAGCGTCACGCTCTGGGCGCGCAACGCGGAGCACGCCGCGCGCATCGCCTCGACACGCGACAATCCGCGGCTGCCGGGCGTGATGCTCACGCCAGACATCGTGGTGACGAGCGAGCTGGCCTTGGCGGCGCGCGCCGACATGATCCTGATCGCAACGCCCGCGCAGCATCTGCGCGGCGCGGTCAACGCGCTTGCATCGCATCTGACAGGGCCCGTGCCGATCATCGCCTGCGCCAAGGGCATCGAGCACGGCACGCACAAGTTCATGACCGACGTGATCGCGGAAGCCGCGCCCGCCGCGCAGCCCGCGATCCTGTCCGGCCCGAGCTTTGCCGACGACGTCGCGCGCGGCCTGCCGACCGCAGTCACGCTCGCCGCGAAGGATGAGCAGCTCGCAAGCGCCCTGGTGCAGGCGCTGGGTTCGCCGACCTTCCGGCCCTATCACTCCACGGACGTGCGCGGTGTCGAGATCGGCGGCGCGGCGAAGAACGTGCTGGCGATCGCGGTGGGCATCGCGGTTGGACGCAAGCTCGGCGCGTCGGCACAGGCCGCACTCACCACGCGCGGCTTTGCCGAGCTCGCCAGGTTCGGCCGCACGCTTGGCGCGCGCGGCGAAACCTTGGGCGGCCTGTCGGGCCTCGGCGACCTGATCCTGACCTGCTCGAGCCCGCAATCGCGCAACTTTGCGCTCGGGCTCGCGCTCGGTCGCGGCGAGAAGGCGCCGGCCGGCAAGCTTGCCGAGGGCGAGTCGACCGCACCGGTGCTGATTGAACTTGCGGCTTCGCAAAATATCGAGATGCCGGTATCACAGGCGGTGGCGGCGATCCTCGATGGCAAGACCACGATCGACGCCGCGATTTCAGGACTTTTGACGCGCCCCTTCAAGGCTGAGGAATGAGCATGGCGTACTGGCTGGTGAAATCCGAACCGTCCGTCTGGTCCTGGGACCAGCAGGTCGCCAAGGGCGCAAAGGGCGAGGCATGGACCGGCGTGCGCAATTTTACCGCGCGCCAAAATCTCGTGGCCATGAAGAAGGGCGACAAGGCGTTCTTCTATCATTCCAACGAAGGCAAGGAGATCGTCGGCATCGCCGAGATCATCAAGGAGGCCTATCCGGATCCGACCGACAAGACCGAAAAATTCGTCTGCGTCGACATCAAGGCCGACAAGCCCTTGAAGACGCCGGTGACGATGGCCGCGATCAAGGCGGACAGGAAGCTCGCCGACATGGCGCTGGTGAAATATTCGCGGCTGTCGGTGCAGCCGGTGACGGCGGACGAGTGGAAACTCGTCTGCAAAATGGGCGGGCTGTAGTTGCTGCCGTAGACGCAGATCACGCGTCCGGCAGCGCAAACACCGCACATGGCGATGCGATCCCGCGCAGCGCATGCGTTCCGAGATCAATCAACTGCGCGTCGGTCTCGGCGGCGAGCGCGCCTGAGACGAGCACGGTCTTGCCGAGCGGCCGGCACAATCCCTCGAGCCGGCTTGCCAGATTGACGGCGGATCCGATCGCGGTGAAGTCCAGGCGGTTGGCGGCGCCGATATTGCCCCAGAGCATTTCGCCGAGATGCAGCGCCGCACCGAAGGACAAAAGCGGCAGCCCCTGCCGATGACGCTCCTCGTTCAGATGCGCCATGCCGGCTTGCGCAGCGGCCGCCGCGCGCAAGGCTGCCTGGCAGGCACGACGCGGCGGCTCATCGACTACCGGAAAGATCGCAAGCACGCCGTCACCGATGAATTTCAAGACCTCGCCGCCGAAGGCGTGAACCGCACCGGCGATGCGGTCGAACCAGGCGTCGAGTGCCGCGATGACGGCGGCAGGCGGGTTGCTTTCCGACAGCGCCGTAAAGCTGCGCAGATCGGCATAGAGCAGCGCGGCCTGAATGGTCTCGCCGAGGTCGCGGCGCAGAGGTGCTGCCAGCACGCGCGCGGCACTGCGCCGGCCGAGATAGGCTTCGAGCGTTGCAAACAGCGTGGCACGCGCGGCGAGGACGGCCAAGGGTGCAGCGGCGAAACGCGCGGCTTGCTTCAATTCGTCGATCTCGTCCGACGTGAAGGCACGTGGTCCGATCCAGCCGAGCGACGGGCCATCTTGCCGCGCCCCGATCACGTCTTCGTGCACGATGCCGCCTGCGATATCGCCGAGCCAGCGGCGGCCGGCATCACCGGGCGCTTGCGGCGCAAACGCTGCTGCGCCCGAGGCAAAGCCCAGAGCTTCGATGACCGCGCCGCTGTCGGCGCGCCACAGCCAGGTTCGTCGCGCGATCAGGGGATGCGGCACGTCGAGGGTCAGCGCACCGGCTGCGAGCGGCAGTCCGTCCGCGACCAGATGCGCACCAAGTTCCGCGAGCAGACGGTCCGCGCTCCCGGTCTCCGCTCCGGAATCGACGAGCCAGGCGAGCGTGGAGGAAAGTTTCATGACGCGATCATGGCGTCCGCCCGCCCTCTTTGTCACGGCCTATCCTTGACGATACGGGTTGGCGCCGCCATCTCCGAGAGCGCAACGGAGAACGCAGCTGCAATGACCGAGCCGTTCATAGTTCGACGCGAAACCCAGATCGCGGCCCCGCGTGCCACCGTTTTTGCTTTCCTGACGGATCCCGACAAGATTTTGAGCTGGATGGGCACCGAGGCGACGATGGAGCCGCACCCCGACGGGCTCTATCTGCTGAAGGGCATCGGCCCGCGCAGCGGCGTGGCCCGCGGCGCATTCCGCGAGGTCGTGCCGGTGCATCGTCTGGCCTACACCTTCGGCTGGGACGGCGGCCAGGAAGTGCCGCCCGGCTCCAGCCTGGTCGAGATCGATCTCTTTGAGCGCGACGGCGGCACCTTGCTGTGCATGACCCATAGCGGCCTGCCCAACGAAGCGCAGTGCATCAGCCACAGCAAAGGTTGGGCACATTATCTGGGACGGCTGACGAGCGCAGCCGCCGGCCGCAATCCGGGCCCCGACAAGGGCCTGCCGAACGAGAAGATGTAAGCTAGAGCATGATCCGGAAAAGTGTGAAGCGACTTTCCGAAAAGGTCATGCTCAAACTAAAGACCTAAACCGCTGCCGTTGCCACGACCTGCGCCAGAAGCTGCTCGCGTCGCGCCTGCGAGCGCTGGCCCTTCATGGTCGCGGCAAAGCGCTCGAGGATGCCGTCCTCGAAGGCCGTGACGATGGTGTCGTGCACGTAGCTCTTGCGGCAGATCGCCGGCGTGTTGGAGAGCTTGTCGGCCGCGGCGCGGATCGCATCCAGCACCTGCTTCTTGCGGCCGCGCTGACTGGTGGCCGGCGTGATCCGCGACAGCGATTCAACCACCACCGCCGATGCCATCAGCGTGCGAAAATCCTTCAGCGAAATCTTGATGCCGGCGATCTCGCGCAAAAACGCGTTCACCTGCGTGGTGTTCACCGCGCGCACGATGCCGTTCGCGTCGCGATACTGGAACATGCGCTTGCCCGGCACGCCGCGCAGAATGCCGATGGCGCGCACGAGCTTGGCTGCGTCGCACTCCTTCCGCACGGCCTTGCCGCCCTTGGCCTTGAACGTCAGCACGAAGCAATCGTCCTCCAGCGTGACGTTGGACTTGAGCAGCGTGGTGGCGCCGCGGGTGCCGTTGAGGCGCGCATAGGATTCATTACCCGGACGGATCGCGGTGCGAGCGATCAGCTCGATCACCGCCGAAAGCGCGAATTCGCGCGTCGGCTCGTCGCCGGACAGGAACGCCGAAACCTTGCGCCGGATTTTTGGCAGCGCGCCGACGAGCTTCTCCAGGCGATGCGCCTTGCGCTGCTCGCGGACCTTTTCCCAGTCGGCGTGATAGCGATATTGCAGCCGGCCTGCGGCATCGCGACCCACGGCCTGGAGATGCGAGCTGGGATCGGCCGAATAGCGCACCTCGCGATAGGCCGGCGGAACCGCCATGGCGTGCAGACGGCGGATGGTCCGGGCGTCGCGGATGTGCGCGCCGTTGGGGCGGACGAAGGAATAGCCCTTGCCGCGCCTGATGCGGCGGATGGTCAGCTCGTTCTGGTCGCCGAGGCGCAGCCCCAGCTCCCGGGCGAGGGCTTCCACCGTGGCCGGAGGGGTGGCGTCGTAGGTCTTTTTCGGGCTGGGGCGACGAAAAGGGGCCGGTTTGGGCCATTGTCCGAGCGCCTTTGCCAGCGCAATAGCGGCGGGATCGGCCGAAGCGGGCTGAAGAGCCCCCAAATTCTGCTGATCCATCATAGTCTTACGCCTTAGCTCCGCCTGTTACCCGTCAATGCCGTTGTTTTGGCTTTTGTTCCCGCCGGGCTTCGTTGAACCCGGTTTGGCCATTTAGGGGCTTCCGAACCGCATTGCGAGTCCCGAATCGGTGACATACGGTTTCTAAATACCGCCGCTGGCCGCATAGGGGGTTTGCAGCGGCGCTTCCCGATATCTCGGTAAAGAGCCCAGCCTCTCGCGCCAAGCCAGTCTCCGCCCCTGTTTCAGATTTGCGACAGGCCTCGCGCGCAGCTTGATCCTGCGCATGGTGGCGTGCCCGCCGAAGGTCCAGCTTGTCCTCCTTGTCGGGTGCGGTTAGCCCGACGCATACTCACGTCAATGATGATGTCGGCGTTGCGTTAAGCTTGCCGCATGTGGAGGGAAACATGTCCGAGAAGATCTACGATGTGCCGGCTGAGTGGGCGAAGCGCGCCTGGGTGGACCAGGGCAAGTACAAGGACATGTACGCCCGCTCGATCTCGGACCCGAACGGCTTCTGGGCCGAGCAGGCCAAGCGCATCGACTGGATGAAGGCGCCCCACAAGATCGAGAACGTCTCCTTCGCGCCGGGCAACGTCTCCATCAAATGGTTCGAGGACGGCGTCCTCAACGTCGCCTGGAACTGTATCGACCGGCATCTTCACAGCCGAGCAAATCAAACCGCAATCATCTGGGAGGGCGACGATCCCTCGCAATCCCGGCACATCACCTACAAGGAACTGCACGACGAAGTGTGCCGGATGGCCAACATCCTGCGCACGCGCAACGTCAAGAAGGGCGACCGCGTCACCATCTATCTGCCGATGATCCCGGAAGCGGCCTACGCGATGCTCGCCTGCGCGCGGATCGGCGCCATCCACTCCGTGGTGTTCGCGGGCTTCTCGCCGGACAGCCTCGCGCAGCGCATCAACGACTGCAAATCCAAGGTGATCATCACCGCCGACGAAGGCCTGCGCGGCGGCAAGAAGGTGCCGCTGAAGGCCAATGTCGACGCGGCGCTTGCCAAGGCCGACGGCGTCGACTGGGTCGTCGTGGTGAAGCGCACCGGCGGCAAGATCGACATGAACCCGTCGCGCGACCTCTGGTATCACGAGGCGGCCGCGATGGTGACGACGGAATGCCCCGCCGAGCACATGCACGCCGAGGACCCGCTGTTCATCCTCTACACGTCGGGCTCGACCGGCACACCGAAGGGCGTGCTGCACACCTCCGGCGGCTATCTCGTCTATGCCTCGATGACGCATCAATACGTCTTCGACTATCACGATGGCGACATCTACTGGTGCACCGCCGACGTCGGCTGGGTGACCGGCCACAGCTATATTCTCTATGGGCCGCTCGCCAACGGCGCGACCACGCTGATGTTCGAAGGCGTGCCGAACTATCCGGACAATTCCCGGTTCTGGCAGGTCATCGACAAGCACAAGGTCAACATCTTCTACACCGCGCCGACCGCGATCCGCGCGCTGATGCAGGGCGGCGACGAGCCCGTGAAGAAGACCTCGCGCGCCTCGCTCCGCCTGCTCGGCTCGGTCGGCGAGCCCATCAATCCGGAAGCCTGGGAATGGTATCACCGCGTGGTCGGCGAGGACCGCTGCCCGATCGTCGACACCTGGTGGCAGACCGAAACCGGCGGCATCCTGATCACGCCGCTGCCGGGCGCAACCAAACTGAAGCCGGGTTCGGCGACACTGCCGTTCTTCGGCGTCGTGCCTGAAATCGTCGACGCCGACGGCAAGGTGCTGGATGGCGAGACGTCAGGCAATCTCTGCCTCACCCGGTCCTGGCCGGGTATGATGCGCACGGTGTATGGCGACCACGCCCGCTTCGAGCAGACCTATTTCTCGACCTACAAGGGCAAGTATTTTACCGGCGACGGCTGCCGCCGCGATGCCGACGGCTATTACTGGATCACCGGCCGCGTCGACGACGTCATCAACGTCTCCGGCCACCGCATGGGCACGGCCGAGGTCGAGAGCGCGCTGGTCGCACATGAGAAGGTCTCGGAAGCCGCCGTCGTCGGCTTCCCGCACGACATCAAGGGCCAGGGCATCTACGCCTATGTGACCCTGATGGCCGGCGTTGAGCCAACCGAGGATCTGCGCAAGGAGCTCGTGACCTGGGTGCGCAAGGAGATCGGCCCGATCGCCTCGCCCGACCAGATCCAGTTCGCGCCGGGCCTGCCAAAGACCCGCTCCGGCAAGATCATGCGCCGCATCCTGCGCAAGATCGCCGAGGACGAGCCGGGCAGCCTGGGCGACACCTCGACGCTGGCCGATCCCGCCGTGGTCGACGACCTCGTCAAGAACCGGCAGAACAAGAAGAACGCGTCGGCTTGATTTGCAGCCGTCATTCCGGGGCGATGCGCAAGCATCGAACCCGGAATCTCGAGATTCCGGGTTCGCGACTTCGTCGCGCCCCGGAATGACGATCCAAAATTTGCACCCTCACGCACTTGTCAGGGGCGCCTCCCGCGCCGCCTGCCGTTTCCGGCCGAGTGTTGTTTTCAGGTCATTTACTTTAATTCGAACATTTCCTTTGTTCCCCGCCGTAAGGTAGGCCCCACACCGGACGTGGAAACCATCCGGTTAAGACACGCGGTTAAGAATGCGTGGGTGAGAGGCCGGCAGGACCCGGTTCAGGCGGTCTGCGCGACGATTTGAGGCCCCGCGAGGGGCGGCTGGGAAGTGGAGCAGATTATGTCGATGAGGATTGCGGTGGCATTGGCCGCCACCATCGGGGCGGGGGTCTTGATGTCGACGGCGGCCGAGGCGCGGCCGGAAATGGTGGGGATGCGCTCGGCCGAGTATTCGCCAGGCACCATCGTGGTCCGGACCAATGAACGCCGGCTCTATCTCATTCTCGATACCGATCATGCCGTGCGTTATCCGGTCGGCGTCGGCAAGTCCGGCAAGCAATGGGCCGGCACCACCCGCGTCGACGGCAAATACCGCAACCCGGCCTGGTCGCCGCCCGCCGAGGTGAAGCGCGACAAGCCGAGCATTCCCGACGTGATCCCCGGCGGCTCGCCGCGCAACCCGATGGGCGTTGCGGCAATGACGCTCGCCGGCGGCGAATATGCGATTCACGGCACCAACGTCCCGGGCTCGGTCGGCGGCTTCGTCTCCTATGGCTGCATCCGCATGCTCAACGACGACATCACCGATCTCTATTCGCGCGTGTCGGTCGGCACGACCGTGGTCGTGACGCGCTGACAGCTCCGATCAGGTTGAGGGAGAAAAGCCGCGTTGCGACGCGGCTTTTTTATTGCCAGAAGCGCCAGCCTCGCGCGCACCAGCCGTCGCGATGGCCGCCATTGTAGCTGCGGACATGGCCGCTTGCGAGAAGCGCCGCCGACACGCTTGCGGTGCGTTTGGTCGCGACATCGGCGACGACGCGGCCTTCATATTTGTCCGGTCCGATGTTGTAGATGGTAACGCCGCCCTGGCCGAGCAGCGCGCGCAGCGCGTCGGTCGCGGCCTCGGCCTTCGTCAGTTCGTCCTGGCAGGACGCCTTCAATTCAGGCGCGTCGATGCCGCGCAGGCGAACCCGCGTCACGAGATCGCGCCCCTCGCGTTGATGCACGCGCGCAAGAAAGGTGTCGCCATCGATGGTGCGGATGACGTCCACGGCCTGGCGCGTGTCCGGATTGCCGGCGTGCTGCAGGACGATTGCGGCATCCTGCGCCCGGACGTCGTCCGACCGCGACAACGGCCAGTTCAGCCCATGCCGAAAGGTCAGCACCACCGCGAACGCAATGCCGACCACAAACATCCACGGCAGCAGCCCTGCGAAACGGCGGCCGAACGGCGAACCGCGAAACGACGACCGATACGGATTGGGTCGATGCGGGATCTGATCTTGGGGGGACATCAGCCGACGCTGGACTGAGTCGGGCGAGCCGGCAAGGGAAGGTCAAGAGACGGCCTGGACTTTAGAAGTCCGAGGCGATGCCTTTGCGTTCCCAGTCGCCGTAGCGCGTGGGCTCCGGCCCTTTCGGACCCTGCATTTCCTTCGGCCGCGCCTTGTCTCGAGCCT from Bradyrhizobium arachidis carries:
- a CDS encoding COG4223 family protein, with product MADDKPEDAGLAPESGRAKRTPPTIDLEATEVSTQPQQAGEAPPEPQPEHVETNAEAASEQVKAESEPERREATTAVPPAPVSPWVIAPLSGAVAAALVIAVGWMLGWPAVQAPPAAPQVTSAAVDALSGRVASVEAKVSKPAADPAAAARVDALEKTVAGLRSDISAVRTQSDKLASTVDAVKAAPRDAAAAPDISAVNDRIAQLEKSIKAERAELAQQGEKIADAKPADDKPLRRVVAASLLDVAVRHGDGYAAQLAAARSFSADPAALKPLDAFAASGIPTPVALSRELLNIVPKLSPPAEAQTSGTGIVERLQAGASKLVRIERTDAVGNDRGAIVARVTAAALRNDFNEARRELKTLPEAEREPAKAWLDKTDARDAALAASRKFADDAMADLAKAAQ
- a CDS encoding uroporphyrinogen-III synthase gives rise to the protein MAILVTRPHPDNETTAVALRARGFDVHLAPLLKFEPVAFHDSGETKYGGVIVSSANAIRAIVPQLAELKLLKLPLFAVGEHTASVAREAGFVEVIVAGGDAAALRDTVLTSARDKRLKKKSTLLYLAGADLSRDLAGELGADGFDVVTQTTYRMAPVRHLPREVCDGFAAHGIEAVLHYSRRTARAFLEAARGEGVEISALAIPQCCLSENVAAVLREAGATQVTVAASPDENALFETLERALRTRLA
- the tsaD gene encoding tRNA (adenosine(37)-N6)-threonylcarbamoyltransferase complex transferase subunit TsaD, with amino-acid sequence MLVLGIETTCDETAAAVIERAADGSGTIRSNIVRSQVDEHARFGGVVPEIAARAHVDLLDGIIERAMKEAGVGFAELSGVAAAAGPGLIGGVIVGLTTAKAIAMVHGTPLVAVNHLEAHALTPRLTDRLDFPYCLFLASGGHTQIVAVVGVGQYVRLGTTVDDAIGEAFDKVAKMLGLPYPGGPQVERAAGNGDAARFALPRPMLGRADANFSLSGLKTAVRNEASRIVPLEPQDISDLCASFQAAVLESTADRLSVGLKLFREQFGAPHALVAAGGVAANQAIRSALQDVADKAQTQLIMPPPALCTDNGAMIAWAGAERLALGLTDTMEAQPRARWLLDANATAPAGYSNTRAGY
- a CDS encoding NAD(P)H-dependent glycerol-3-phosphate dehydrogenase, with translation MPAFQSVAVIGAGAWGTALATVAARAGRSVTLWARNAEHAARIASTRDNPRLPGVMLTPDIVVTSELALAARADMILIATPAQHLRGAVNALASHLTGPVPIIACAKGIEHGTHKFMTDVIAEAAPAAQPAILSGPSFADDVARGLPTAVTLAAKDEQLASALVQALGSPTFRPYHSTDVRGVEIGGAAKNVLAIAVGIAVGRKLGASAQAALTTRGFAELARFGRTLGARGETLGGLSGLGDLILTCSSPQSRNFALGLALGRGEKAPAGKLAEGESTAPVLIELAASQNIEMPVSQAVAAILDGKTTIDAAISGLLTRPFKAEE
- a CDS encoding EVE domain-containing protein gives rise to the protein MAYWLVKSEPSVWSWDQQVAKGAKGEAWTGVRNFTARQNLVAMKKGDKAFFYHSNEGKEIVGIAEIIKEAYPDPTDKTEKFVCVDIKADKPLKTPVTMAAIKADRKLADMALVKYSRLSVQPVTADEWKLVCKMGGL
- a CDS encoding adenylate/guanylate cyclase domain-containing protein, translated to MKLSSTLAWLVDSGAETGSADRLLAELGAHLVADGLPLAAGALTLDVPHPLIARRTWLWRADSGAVIEALGFASGAAAFAPQAPGDAGRRWLGDIAGGIVHEDVIGARQDGPSLGWIGPRAFTSDEIDELKQAARFAAAPLAVLAARATLFATLEAYLGRRSAARVLAAPLRRDLGETIQAALLYADLRSFTALSESNPPAAVIAALDAWFDRIAGAVHAFGGEVLKFIGDGVLAIFPVVDEPPRRACQAALRAAAAAQAGMAHLNEERHRQGLPLLSFGAALHLGEMLWGNIGAANRLDFTAIGSAVNLASRLEGLCRPLGKTVLVSGALAAETDAQLIDLGTHALRGIASPCAVFALPDA
- a CDS encoding SRPBCC domain-containing protein — protein: MTEPFIVRRETQIAAPRATVFAFLTDPDKILSWMGTEATMEPHPDGLYLLKGIGPRSGVARGAFREVVPVHRLAYTFGWDGGQEVPPGSSLVEIDLFERDGGTLLCMTHSGLPNEAQCISHSKGWAHYLGRLTSAAAGRNPGPDKGLPNEKM
- a CDS encoding DNA topoisomerase IB; amino-acid sequence: MMDQQNLGALQPASADPAAIALAKALGQWPKPAPFRRPSPKKTYDATPPATVEALARELGLRLGDQNELTIRRIRRGKGYSFVRPNGAHIRDARTIRRLHAMAVPPAYREVRYSADPSSHLQAVGRDAAGRLQYRYHADWEKVREQRKAHRLEKLVGALPKIRRKVSAFLSGDEPTREFALSAVIELIARTAIRPGNESYARLNGTRGATTLLKSNVTLEDDCFVLTFKAKGGKAVRKECDAAKLVRAIGILRGVPGKRMFQYRDANGIVRAVNTTQVNAFLREIAGIKISLKDFRTLMASAVVVESLSRITPATSQRGRKKQVLDAIRAAADKLSNTPAICRKSYVHDTIVTAFEDGILERFAATMKGQRSQARREQLLAQVVATAAV
- the acs gene encoding acetate--CoA ligase, producing the protein MSEKIYDVPAEWAKRAWVDQGKYKDMYARSISDPNGFWAEQAKRIDWMKAPHKIENVSFAPGNVSIKWFEDGVLNVAWNCIDRHLHSRANQTAIIWEGDDPSQSRHITYKELHDEVCRMANILRTRNVKKGDRVTIYLPMIPEAAYAMLACARIGAIHSVVFAGFSPDSLAQRINDCKSKVIITADEGLRGGKKVPLKANVDAALAKADGVDWVVVVKRTGGKIDMNPSRDLWYHEAAAMVTTECPAEHMHAEDPLFILYTSGSTGTPKGVLHTSGGYLVYASMTHQYVFDYHDGDIYWCTADVGWVTGHSYILYGPLANGATTLMFEGVPNYPDNSRFWQVIDKHKVNIFYTAPTAIRALMQGGDEPVKKTSRASLRLLGSVGEPINPEAWEWYHRVVGEDRCPIVDTWWQTETGGILITPLPGATKLKPGSATLPFFGVVPEIVDADGKVLDGETSGNLCLTRSWPGMMRTVYGDHARFEQTYFSTYKGKYFTGDGCRRDADGYYWITGRVDDVINVSGHRMGTAEVESALVAHEKVSEAAVVGFPHDIKGQGIYAYVTLMAGVEPTEDLRKELVTWVRKEIGPIASPDQIQFAPGLPKTRSGKIMRRILRKIAEDEPGSLGDTSTLADPAVVDDLVKNRQNKKNASA
- a CDS encoding L,D-transpeptidase; the encoded protein is MSMRIAVALAATIGAGVLMSTAAEARPEMVGMRSAEYSPGTIVVRTNERRLYLILDTDHAVRYPVGVGKSGKQWAGTTRVDGKYRNPAWSPPAEVKRDKPSIPDVIPGGSPRNPMGVAAMTLAGGEYAIHGTNVPGSVGGFVSYGCIRMLNDDITDLYSRVSVGTTVVVTR
- a CDS encoding thermonuclease family protein; translated protein: MSPQDQIPHRPNPYRSSFRGSPFGRRFAGLLPWMFVVGIAFAVVLTFRHGLNWPLSRSDDVRAQDAAIVLQHAGNPDTRQAVDVIRTIDGDTFLARVHQREGRDLVTRVRLRGIDAPELKASCQDELTKAEAATDALRALLGQGGVTIYNIGPDKYEGRVVADVATKRTASVSAALLASGHVRSYNGGHRDGWCARGWRFWQ